The following proteins come from a genomic window of Alnus glutinosa chromosome 10, dhAlnGlut1.1, whole genome shotgun sequence:
- the LOC133879691 gene encoding putative casein kinase II subunit beta-4, with product MYRDRGGGGGSSRSEIVGGPLDRKRINDALDKHLEKSSPSTSRGGGINSKDKERLSVPSTSTGKSQPLDHRDSRSVPLSKNKCSDEESETDSEESDVSGSDGDDTSWISWYCNLRGNEFFCEVDDEYIQDDFNLCGLSSQVPYYDYALDLILDVESSHGDMFTEEQNELVESAAEMLYGLIHVRYILTSKGMTAMLEKYKNYDFGRCPRVYCCGQPCLPLGQSDIPRSSTVKIYCPKCEDIYYPRSKYQGNIDGAYFGTTFPHLFLMTYGHLKPQKATQSYVPRVFGFKINKP from the exons ATGTACAGGGATCGAGGAGGCGGAGGTGGGTCATCAAGATCGGAGATCGTGGGAGGGCCGTTGGATCGCAAGCGCATCAACGATGCGCTGGACAAGCATCTAGAGAAGTCGTCCCCGTCGACTTCGAGGGGTGGTGGCATCAACAGTAAAGATAAGGAGAGGCTCTCCGTGCCCTCCACTTCCACCGGTAAATCTCAGCCGCTTGATCACCGCGATTCTCGCTCCGTTCCGCTTTCCAAGAACAAGTGCTCTGATG AGGAATCTGAAACAGACAGTGAAGAATCAGATGTTAGTGGTTCTGATGGAGATGATACATCGTGGATTTCATGGTATTGCAATTTGCGAGGAAATGAATTTTTCTGTGAAGTGGATGATGAATACATTCAAGATGATTTCAATCTTTGCGGTTTGAGTAGTCAAGTTCCGTACTATGATTATGCACTTGATCTGATTTTGGATGTTGAATCTTCTCATG GTGACATGTTCACTGAAGAGCAGAATGAATTGGTTGAATCAGCAGCAGAGATGCTGTATGGTCTTATCCATGTTCGATACATACTGACCAGCAAGGGAATGACTGCAATG TTAGAGAAGTACAAAAACTATGATTTTGGAAGGTGCCCTAGAGTTTACTGCTGTGGACAACCCTGCCTCCCACTTGGTCAATCAGACATTCCTCGCTCAAGCACCGTAAAAATCTACTGCCCCAAATGTGAAGACATTTATTACCCTCGATCCAAGTACCAAGGCA ATATTGATGGAGCTTATTTCGGAACCACGTTTCCCCACTTATTTTTAATGACATATGGACACCTAAAGCCACAAAAGGCGACACAGAGCTATGTTCCAAGAGTTTTTGGCTTCAAGATCAACAAGCCATGA